One segment of Nyctibius grandis isolate bNycGra1 chromosome 11, bNycGra1.pri, whole genome shotgun sequence DNA contains the following:
- the SEMA4B gene encoding semaphorin-4B, which yields MAARPVLPVPVRSVLAATLLLLSAAQEPVPRVSLPYDSAERGVQRFEVPGVSNYTALLLSPDGGTLYLGARELLLALNTSHFQPGAPVRRLPWSADEEKKRQCVFKGKDPQRDCHNYIKMLLQLNSTHLYTCGTCAFSPACAYVNVQHFSLERDASGKVLLEDGKGRCPFDPEYRSTAVMVDGELYAGTVSNFQGNEPTISRSQESRIALKTENSLNWLQDPVFVGSAYLRESLPAGNPEGDDDKVYFFFSETGKEFDYFENTIVSRIARVCKGDQGGERVLQRRWTTFLKAQLLCSHPEDGFPFNVLQDVFVLTPGEPRWRETLFYGVFTSQWNKGGGGSSAVCAFPLRSVQRAFGGLYKEVNRETQQWYTDTGPVPEPRPGTCITSHTRHLRINSSLQMPDRVLNFIKDHFLMDSPVRSQPLLLQSRLRYRRVGVHRARGLHGTYDVLFLGTDDGRLHKAVRVNHGVHIIEEIRLFPPGQPVLQLLLDQDQGLVYAATYAAVAQVPFANCSLYRSCGECVLARDPFCAWSRGACRRTALHPPVHPQLWAQDIKDADTERLCQPANASQPRPRVLLPPASGAPCQRVQLPPNAVRPLPCRLLSNLASRRWLHDGAPVNASYLVLPDGALILVGSPERAGTYECWSLEEGFRKLMASYCVGVQEPARGPPDPGRKVAAGRDAPETVSTSRSTSAVGSAAARLDGKTYWTEFLVMCVLFAAAVLVLALFLLHRHRDGMKALLEPGEPGRQQKPPRKPVESLPLNGSSLPSAAPEHKGYQALQDNYIVSTPVREPPGPPRAFSESEKRPLHVRDSFVEVSPACQRPRVRLGSEIQDSVV from the exons aTGGCGGCGCGGCCGGTGCTGCCCGTCCCGGTGCGCTCGGTGCTGGCGGCgacgctgctgctgctctcggCGGCGCAGGAGCCCGTCCCGCGGGTCAGCCTGCCCTACG ACTCGGCCGAGCGCGGGGTGCAGCGGTTCGAGGTGCCCGGCGTGTCCAACTACACGGCCCTGCTGCTGAGCCCGGACGGCGGCACCCTGTACCTGGGGGCACGCGAGCTGCTCCTCGCCCTCAACACCAGCCACTTCCAGCCCGGGGCACCGGTGCGCAGG CTGCCGTGGAGTGCGGATGAGGAGAAGAAGAGGCAGTGCGTGTTCAAGGGCAAGGACCCCCAG AGGGACTGTCACAACTACATCaagatgctgctgcagctgaacaGCACCCACCTCTACACCTGCGGGACCTGCGCCTTCAGCCCGGCCTGCGCCTACGTT AACGTGCAGCACTTCAGCCTGGAGCGGGACGCGTCGGGgaaggtgctgctggaggaCGGGAAGGGACGGTGCCCCTTCGACCCGGAGTACCGGTCCACGGCCGTCATGGTCG ACGGCGAGCTCTACGCCGGGACCGTCAGCAACTTCCAGGGCAACGAGCCGACCATCTCCCGCAGCCAGGAGAGCCGCATCGCCCTCAAGACGGAGAACTCCCTCAACTGGCTGCAGG ACCCGGTCTTCGTGGGCTCAGCCTACCTGCGGGAGAGCCTCCCCGCTGGCAACCCCGAGGGCGACGACGACAAGGTCTACTTCTTCTTCAGCGAGACGGGCAAGGAGTTCGACTACTTCGAGAACACCATCGTCTCCCGCATCGCGCGCGTGTGCAAG GGGGACCAGGGCGGGGAGCGCGTGCTGCAGCGGCGGTGGACGACCTTCCTGAAGGCGCAGCTGCTCTGCTCGCACCCCGAGGACGGCTTCCCCTTCAACGTGCTGCAGGACGTCTTCGTGCTCACCCCGGGCGAGCCGCGCTGGAGGGAGACGCTCTTCTACGGGGTCTTCACCTCGCAGTG GAACaagggcggcgggggcagctCGGCTGTGTGCGCCTTCCCCCTGCGCAGCGTGCAGCGGGCCTTCGGCGGGCTCTACAAGGAGGTGAACCGCGAGACGCAGCAGTGGTACACGGACACCGGCCCCGTGCCGGAGCCCCGGCCGGGCACG TGCATCACGAGCCACACGCGGCACCTGAGGATCAACTCCTCGCTCCAGATGCCGGACCGGGTGCTGAACTTCATCAAGGACCACTTCCTGATGGACAGCCCCGTGCGCAGCCagccgctgctgctgcagagccgcCTGCGCTACCGCCGCGTCGGCGTCCACCGCGCCCGCGGCCTCCACGGCACCTACGACGTCCTGTTCCTGGGCACGG ACGACGGGCGGCTGCACAAGGCTGTGCGCGTGAACCACGGCGTGCACATCATCGAGGAGATCCGCCTCTTCCCCCCCGGCCAGCCcgttctccagctgctgctggaccaGGACCAG GGCCTGGTCTACGCAGCCACCTACGCGGCGGTGGCTCAGGTGCCCTTCGCCAACTGCAGCCTGTACCGCAGCTGCGGCGAGTGCGTGCTGGCGCGGGACCCCTTCTGCGCCTGGAGCCGGGGCGCCTGCCGCAGGACTGCCCTGCACCCCCCAGTGCACCCCCA GCTCTGGGCACAGGACATCAAGGACGCTGACACGGAGCGGCTCTGCCAGCCGGCCAACGcctcccagccccggccccgcgtcCTCCTGCCCCCAG CCTCGGGTGCCCCGTGCCAGCGGGTCCAGCTGCCGCCCAACGCGGTGCGGCCGCTGCCGTGCCGGCTGCTCTCCAACCTGGCGTCGCGGCGCTGGCTGCACGACGGGGCGCCCGTCAACGCCTCCTACCTGGTGCTGCCCGACGGGGCCCTCATCCTGGTGGGCAGCCCCGAGCGGGCCGGCACCTACGAGTGCTGGTCGCTGGAGGAGGGCTTCCGCAAGCTGATGGCCAGCTACTGCGTGGGCGTGCAGGAGCCGGCCCGCGGGCCGCCGGACCCCGGCAGGAAGGTGGCCGCCGGCCGCGACGCCCCGGAGACCGTCAGCACGTCCCGCAGCACCTCCGCCGTGGGCAGCGCCGCGGCCCGGCTGGACGGCAAGACCTACTGGACCGAGTTCCTGGTGATGTGCGTGCTCTTCGCCGCCGCCGTCCTCGTGCTGGCCCTCTTCCTCCTGCACCGGCACCGCGACGGCATGAAAGCCCTGCTGGAGCCCGGCGAGCCTGGCCGGCAGCAGAAGCCGCCCCGCAAGCCCGTGGAGAGCCTGCCCCTGAACGGCAGCAGCCTGCCCAGCGCGGCGCCCGAGCACAAGGGCTACCAGGCCCTGCAGGACAACTACATCGTCAGCACCCCCGTGCGCGAGCCCCCGGGCCCCCCGCGCGCCTTCTCCGAGTCGGAGAAGAGGCCCCTCCACGTCCGGGACAGCTTCGTGGAGGTGTCACCCGCCTGCCAAAGACCCCGGGTGCGCCTGGGCTCCGAGATCCAGGACTCGGTGGTGTGA